In Nitratiruptor sp. YY09-18, a single window of DNA contains:
- a CDS encoding TolC family protein — MKRLLLLTFFAVYSLAAIDKLSLDQALDLLKKNNSQIKIAKLQERMAHFDTKLAKSYNYGSLNLIFNALRSNDAGNVFGFKLQSREASFADFGFDEFLAPMGQVLEAMNAHPGQLPQGFTQNMGSILQIQPKKLNYPKARNHYQTKLQYQVPLFTGFKLSMYGKISKNMERLKHLEAQKVYNEMVYQTKKTFYDITLVENYIKNLQILKHHMDELENIIKNFKAEGYAKDTDVLEVEAKRAEVLSMLNQAKLNRDLAYQYLSFLLNENIASIKHTKERAPMPKIDMQKAVFNTIDFKRAQIGQKITKQNVKLNRSGFYPVIGAFVEYGSADNKPFNEFFDKDAYTFGAQLKWNLFSGGKDKASLQKAKIQYMQTVEKVNMAKRGIALKIKQLLTQIKSKDYDIKAQSKQFELAKKIYVMYQAKYKEGLVKISDVLIKHSEEIQALLKLLQTKTQRNEKVFELESLMDKGE; from the coding sequence ATGAAGAGACTTTTGCTCCTTACTTTTTTTGCAGTATACAGTTTGGCAGCTATCGACAAACTTTCACTCGATCAAGCACTTGATCTTCTTAAAAAGAACAATTCTCAAATCAAAATAGCCAAACTTCAGGAACGAATGGCGCATTTTGATACAAAATTAGCCAAGAGTTACAACTACGGATCTTTAAATCTTATCTTTAATGCATTGCGCAGTAATGATGCTGGTAATGTCTTTGGTTTTAAACTCCAATCACGTGAAGCATCTTTCGCTGATTTTGGATTTGATGAATTTTTGGCTCCAATGGGGCAGGTGCTAGAGGCAATGAATGCACATCCAGGACAGCTTCCGCAAGGGTTTACACAAAATATGGGCTCGATTTTACAAATCCAGCCAAAAAAACTCAACTACCCAAAAGCGAGAAACCACTACCAGACAAAACTTCAATACCAAGTGCCACTCTTTACAGGTTTTAAGCTCTCAATGTATGGCAAAATTAGTAAAAATATGGAGCGTCTCAAACATCTTGAAGCTCAAAAGGTCTATAACGAAATGGTTTATCAGACCAAAAAGACCTTCTACGATATTACACTCGTAGAAAACTACATCAAAAATCTTCAGATTCTCAAACATCATATGGACGAACTTGAAAATATCATCAAAAACTTCAAAGCTGAGGGGTATGCCAAAGATACAGATGTACTTGAGGTGGAAGCAAAACGCGCAGAAGTGCTCAGTATGCTCAATCAAGCAAAGCTCAATCGTGATTTAGCATATCAATACCTCAGTTTCTTGCTCAATGAAAATATCGCTTCTATCAAACATACCAAAGAGAGAGCTCCAATGCCAAAAATCGATATGCAAAAGGCTGTCTTTAATACTATCGATTTTAAGCGGGCACAAATTGGGCAAAAGATAACTAAGCAAAATGTCAAACTCAATCGTAGTGGATTCTATCCAGTAATTGGTGCTTTTGTGGAGTACGGAAGTGCTGATAACAAACCATTCAATGAGTTTTTTGATAAAGATGCATACACTTTTGGTGCCCAACTCAAATGGAATCTCTTTAGTGGTGGGAAAGATAAGGCAAGTTTGCAAAAAGCAAAAATCCAGTATATGCAAACAGTCGAAAAAGTCAATATGGCAAAGAGAGGAATTGCTTTAAAAATCAAGCAGCTTCTTACACAAATTAAAAGTAAAGATTATGATATAAAAGCACAGTCGAAGCAGTTTGAGCTTGCTAAAAAGATCTATGTAATGTATCAAGCAAAATATAAAGAGGGACTTGTGAAAATTAGCGATGTACTCATCAAACATTCTGAGGAGATTCAAGCACTATTGAAGCTCTTGCAGACTAAAACACAAAGAAACGAAAAGGTATTCGAGCTTGAGAGCTTGATGGATAAAGGAGAGTAG
- the serA gene encoding phosphoglycerate dehydrogenase, which yields MEKKKIVVCDHLHKKAEEMLSKENDIEYVNAADVPKGEPLFEKIADADVIITRSSTPVDKELLEHAKKLKAIVRAGVGVDNVDMEECSRRGIIVMNVPTANTIAAVELTFAHMLACMRAFPYAHNQLKLERIWKREAWIGNELKGKKLGIIGFGNIGSRVGKRALAFEMDVVTYDPYIPPEKATNLGVKYTTDFDEILKCDIITIHTPKNKETINMIDREEIAKMKDGVVLINCARGGLYNEDALYEGLKSGKIKFAGIDVFAKEPATDNKLLELDNVTVTPHLGANTEESQEKIAIGAATEALEAARGISYPNALNLPIKEDEMPPFVKPYLELAQKMGFLAAQVNKGAYKTIKVIAEGEIGDYLKSLITFTVVGVLKESLGESINYVNAEFVAKERGIEILSKKSPESSGYKNKVTVKLTTDRDIIEISGTIFEESVQRIVDINNFALDVEPKGKMILFKNTDVPGVIGEVGMILAKHNINIADFRLGRDDHGHALAVIIVDDDVNKDVLKELADLKACLSVSYAIL from the coding sequence ATGGAAAAGAAGAAGATAGTAGTTTGTGACCATCTGCATAAAAAAGCAGAAGAGATGCTCTCAAAAGAGAATGATATCGAGTATGTTAATGCTGCAGATGTTCCAAAAGGCGAGCCACTTTTTGAAAAAATAGCAGATGCTGATGTGATTATTACACGCAGCTCAACACCTGTTGACAAAGAGCTGCTTGAGCATGCTAAGAAGCTCAAAGCAATTGTTCGCGCTGGAGTTGGCGTAGATAATGTGGATATGGAGGAGTGCAGCAGAAGAGGTATTATAGTGATGAATGTACCAACTGCTAATACAATTGCAGCTGTGGAGCTCACTTTCGCTCATATGCTTGCTTGTATGCGCGCCTTTCCCTATGCACACAATCAACTCAAGCTTGAGAGAATCTGGAAAAGAGAGGCGTGGATCGGTAATGAGCTCAAAGGCAAAAAACTTGGAATTATCGGTTTTGGGAATATCGGAAGCCGTGTAGGAAAAAGAGCACTTGCATTTGAGATGGATGTAGTAACATACGATCCATATATCCCACCAGAAAAAGCTACAAATCTCGGTGTCAAATATACAACAGATTTTGATGAGATTCTCAAGTGCGATATCATCACAATACACACGCCAAAAAATAAAGAGACTATCAATATGATAGATCGTGAAGAGATCGCGAAGATGAAAGATGGTGTGGTGCTCATCAACTGTGCAAGAGGAGGGCTCTATAATGAAGATGCTCTCTATGAAGGTCTCAAAAGCGGTAAAATAAAATTTGCAGGAATTGATGTTTTTGCCAAAGAACCAGCAACTGACAATAAACTTCTAGAACTAGATAACGTAACAGTTACTCCACACCTTGGCGCAAATACTGAAGAGTCACAAGAAAAAATTGCAATCGGTGCTGCTACCGAGGCTCTTGAGGCTGCACGGGGTATCAGCTATCCAAATGCACTCAACCTTCCAATCAAAGAGGATGAGATGCCACCTTTTGTCAAGCCATATCTTGAGCTTGCGCAAAAGATGGGCTTCTTGGCTGCACAAGTGAACAAAGGTGCATATAAAACTATTAAAGTAATAGCTGAAGGTGAAATTGGAGATTATCTTAAATCTCTTATCACTTTTACAGTTGTTGGTGTGCTCAAAGAGTCGTTGGGAGAATCGATCAACTATGTCAATGCCGAATTTGTTGCAAAAGAGCGCGGTATTGAGATCTTGAGCAAAAAGAGCCCAGAATCAAGTGGATATAAAAATAAAGTAACAGTCAAACTCACAACAGATAGAGATATTATTGAAATTAGTGGGACTATTTTTGAAGAGAGTGTGCAAAGAATAGTCGATATTAATAATTTTGCTTTGGATGTTGAGCCAAAAGGTAAGATGATACTTTTCAAAAACACTGATGTTCCAGGGGTCATTGGTGAAGTTGGTATGATCTTAGCTAAACACAATATCAATATTGCAGATTTTCGTCTTGGACGCGATGATCATGGTCACGCTTTAGCGGTGATTATTGTTGATGATGATGTGAACAAGGATGTACTCAAAGAGCTTGCAGATCTCAAAGCTTGCCTCTCTGTATCTTACGCTATTCTCTAA
- a CDS encoding 30S ribosomal protein S1 translates to MEKEVEMGFENSNEDFAKMLEEHESKQSASRVVDGVIVEIQDDERVLVDVGQKQEGILNINEIKDLEGNLKYNVGDTIKVLISGYRNERPIISHKKAISKQKVKEFIEKNRENLDEMIIEGVVVGKNKGGYIVENEEGVQFFLPNSQSYFKTPAQTGKRLSAKVLKVGENDDSIVISRKKLIQEVAQKRRQIIETLMNEGQIVEGTVKKITNYGMFVEVAPHVEGLVHYNEISYKGPVNPAKYFQEGDKVNVKAIDFDQEKNRLSLSIKATQPDPWEEIKGELDPGDVINVTISNIEPYGAFVDLGNDIEGLLHISEMTWDKRPKHPKEYVQEGQQLDVEVIEIDPEKRKLRVSLKSLLPKPFEEFLKNYKEGDVVEGEVTSLTDFGAFVRIGNVEGLLHNQDFSWEKGQKAKDHLQVGDRVEVKIAHIDRENEKISLNRKSLLESPLEKFAKEHKVGDIVKGTVKDIKDFGVFVSLDENVDALIRNEDLPPIKKEELQKGNELEGVISFIDTKNNKLRMSIRKLQRMKEKEALSEINQEDKTTLGDIIKDKLEK, encoded by the coding sequence ATGGAAAAAGAGGTAGAAATGGGTTTCGAAAATAGCAACGAAGACTTTGCAAAGATGCTAGAGGAGCATGAGAGCAAACAGAGCGCATCAAGAGTAGTTGATGGTGTAATAGTAGAGATACAAGATGACGAGCGTGTACTCGTTGATGTAGGACAGAAGCAAGAGGGAATTCTCAATATCAATGAGATAAAAGATCTTGAGGGTAATCTCAAATATAATGTGGGTGATACAATTAAGGTGCTTATAAGTGGCTATCGCAATGAGCGACCTATAATTTCTCACAAAAAAGCAATTTCTAAACAGAAAGTCAAAGAGTTTATCGAAAAGAATAGAGAAAATCTTGATGAGATGATTATTGAGGGTGTTGTAGTAGGGAAGAATAAGGGTGGATATATTGTTGAGAATGAAGAGGGAGTGCAGTTTTTCTTACCAAACTCTCAAAGCTACTTTAAAACACCCGCACAAACTGGCAAAAGACTCTCTGCAAAAGTTTTGAAAGTTGGTGAAAACGATGACTCTATCGTAATTTCACGTAAAAAACTCATTCAAGAAGTTGCACAAAAACGCAGACAGATTATTGAAACACTCATGAATGAAGGTCAAATTGTCGAGGGAACTGTCAAAAAAATTACAAACTACGGTATGTTTGTAGAGGTAGCTCCTCACGTAGAAGGTCTTGTACATTACAATGAGATCAGCTATAAAGGTCCTGTCAATCCAGCGAAATATTTCCAAGAAGGTGACAAAGTCAACGTCAAGGCGATAGATTTTGATCAAGAAAAAAATCGTCTCTCACTTTCTATCAAAGCAACACAGCCAGATCCATGGGAAGAGATCAAAGGTGAGCTTGATCCTGGTGATGTTATCAACGTAACAATAAGCAATATCGAGCCATATGGAGCTTTTGTAGACTTGGGCAATGATATCGAGGGTCTTTTGCACATTAGTGAAATGACATGGGATAAAAGACCAAAACATCCAAAAGAGTATGTACAAGAGGGACAGCAACTTGATGTTGAGGTTATCGAAATAGATCCAGAGAAGAGAAAGCTTCGTGTATCTCTCAAATCGCTCCTTCCAAAACCTTTTGAAGAGTTTTTGAAAAACTATAAAGAGGGTGATGTTGTTGAGGGTGAAGTAACATCTTTGACAGATTTTGGTGCATTTGTACGCATCGGTAATGTGGAAGGGCTTCTACACAACCAGGATTTTAGCTGGGAGAAGGGCCAAAAAGCAAAAGATCATCTCCAAGTAGGTGATAGAGTCGAAGTCAAAATCGCTCATATCGATAGAGAAAATGAGAAGATCTCACTCAATCGCAAATCCCTTCTAGAAAGTCCTTTGGAAAAGTTTGCTAAAGAGCATAAAGTTGGAGATATTGTTAAAGGAACAGTCAAGGATATCAAAGATTTTGGTGTTTTTGTTTCACTTGATGAAAATGTGGATGCCCTCATTCGCAATGAAGATCTTCCACCAATCAAAAAAGAGGAGCTTCAAAAAGGCAATGAGCTAGAAGGCGTAATCTCATTTATTGATACAAAAAACAATAAGCTACGCATGTCAATTAGAAAACTCCAAAGAATGAAAGAGAAAGAGGCACTCAGTGAAATCAATCAAGAAGATAAGACTACATTGGGTGATATTATCAAAGATAAACTCGAAAAGTAA
- a CDS encoding 4-hydroxy-3-methylbut-2-enyl diphosphate reductase: MEIRLARNYGFCFGVKRAIKIAEESPNSVTFGPLIHNKNEIERLKKSFNVGLVEEIDEIEENGRVIVRTHGIPKDMLQTLKQKHVEVVDATCPFVTKPQEIVEQMSNEGYSVVIFGDINHPEIKGVMSYAKDPVVVLGVEELRQHLPKLKERVATVAQTTRKFEEYQKIVNFLMEHKKEVRVFNTICNATFENQDAARELSCEADVMIIIGGKNSSNTKQLYNICKENCPDSYLIENEEELDPSWFRGKKVCGITAGASTPDWIIEQVIEKIKKIGV, translated from the coding sequence TTGGAGATTAGATTAGCAAGAAATTATGGATTTTGCTTTGGAGTTAAGAGAGCAATAAAAATCGCTGAAGAGAGTCCCAATAGTGTGACCTTTGGACCACTTATTCATAATAAAAATGAGATTGAGAGACTCAAAAAGAGTTTTAATGTGGGACTCGTAGAAGAGATTGATGAGATTGAAGAGAATGGCAGAGTTATCGTACGAACTCACGGTATTCCAAAAGATATGCTGCAAACGCTCAAGCAAAAGCACGTAGAGGTTGTAGATGCTACCTGTCCATTTGTGACAAAACCTCAAGAGATCGTAGAGCAGATGAGCAATGAGGGGTATAGTGTAGTAATCTTTGGTGATATTAATCATCCTGAAATCAAAGGTGTTATGAGCTATGCCAAAGATCCAGTCGTGGTGCTCGGTGTGGAAGAGCTACGACAACACCTTCCAAAACTTAAAGAGCGCGTTGCAACTGTAGCACAGACTACACGCAAATTTGAAGAGTATCAAAAAATTGTCAACTTCTTGATGGAACACAAAAAAGAGGTACGGGTTTTTAATACGATCTGCAACGCTACATTTGAAAATCAAGATGCTGCAAGAGAGCTCAGTTGCGAGGCTGATGTGATGATAATTATCGGTGGCAAAAACTCATCAAATACAAAGCAGCTCTATAATATTTGCAAAGAGAATTGCCCAGATAGTTATCTCATTGAAAACGAAGAAGAGCTTGATCCGTCTTGGTTTAGAGGTAAAAAGGTGTGTGGTATTACTGCAGGTGCTTCCACACCAGATTGGATCATAGAGCAAGTTATAGAAAAGATAAAGAAAATTGGAGTATAA
- the aroA gene encoding 3-phosphoshikimate 1-carboxyvinyltransferase, translating to MKKLVVKAIDKPFDIVIDEVAPDKSISHRAAMFSLLSDKPSVVRNYLQAEDTLNTLRIVQALGATIKKKSDTLVITPAQNITEPDNVLDCGNSGTAMRLFCGLLAGIDGFFVLTGDKYLRNRPMARVAVPLREIGAKIDGRENGSKAPLAIRGNKKLESFYYESKIASAQVKSAMILAALRAQGECEYSEPELSRDHTERMLRGMGAALQTKSEGSSYRVYIEPMDSPLKPLEITIPADPSSAFFFAVAAAIVPGSKVVLADVTLNPTRIEAFKVLERMGAKITYIEKENRYEPIGDIVVEASKLQAVEVSEHIAWLIDELPALSIAMAVAEGRSVVKNAKELRVKESDRIKSVVLNLQRCGIEVEEYEDGYAIVGGKLQSATIESFGDHRIAMSFAIAGLLADMEILDIDCIATSFPNFTKILEKITEVHIGD from the coding sequence ATGAAAAAGCTCGTAGTCAAAGCCATAGATAAACCATTTGATATTGTCATAGATGAGGTAGCCCCTGATAAATCTATCTCACACAGAGCAGCGATGTTTTCACTACTCAGTGACAAACCAAGTGTGGTGAGAAACTATTTGCAAGCTGAAGACACACTCAATACTTTAAGAATTGTACAAGCACTTGGAGCTACTATAAAAAAGAAGAGCGATACTCTTGTCATTACTCCTGCACAAAATATCACTGAGCCAGATAACGTGTTAGATTGTGGCAATAGCGGAACTGCGATGCGACTCTTTTGCGGTCTTTTGGCTGGTATTGATGGCTTTTTTGTTCTCACAGGTGATAAGTATTTGCGCAATCGTCCTATGGCTCGAGTGGCAGTGCCACTGCGTGAAATTGGTGCAAAAATTGATGGACGCGAAAATGGCAGTAAAGCACCCCTTGCAATTCGTGGCAATAAAAAGCTTGAATCTTTTTACTATGAGAGTAAAATCGCTTCAGCTCAAGTAAAGAGTGCGATGATCTTGGCGGCGTTGCGTGCTCAAGGTGAGTGTGAATATAGTGAGCCAGAGCTGAGTCGCGACCACACTGAGAGAATGCTCCGCGGTATGGGAGCGGCTTTACAAACAAAGAGTGAGGGATCTTCATATAGAGTCTACATTGAGCCTATGGATTCTCCTCTTAAGCCACTTGAAATTACAATACCTGCTGATCCATCAAGTGCTTTTTTCTTCGCTGTTGCAGCTGCAATTGTACCAGGAAGCAAGGTGGTATTGGCAGATGTGACTCTCAATCCTACGCGTATTGAAGCATTCAAGGTTTTAGAGCGTATGGGAGCAAAAATTACGTACATAGAAAAAGAGAATCGCTATGAGCCAATAGGTGATATAGTTGTAGAGGCTAGCAAGCTACAAGCAGTAGAAGTGAGTGAACATATTGCTTGGCTTATTGATGAGTTGCCGGCTCTAAGCATCGCAATGGCAGTGGCTGAGGGGAGAAGTGTAGTCAAAAATGCAAAAGAGTTGCGGGTAAAAGAGAGTGATAGGATAAAAAGTGTTGTGCTCAATCTTCAAAGATGTGGCATCGAAGTAGAGGAGTATGAGGATGGATATGCCATTGTGGGTGGTAAACTTCAAAGTGCTACGATAGAGAGTTTTGGTGACCATAGAATAGCTATGAGTTTTGCCATTGCAGGATTGCTAGCTGATATGGAGATACTCGATATTGACTGCATTGCTACATCTTTTCCAAATTTTACGAAAATCTTAGAAAAAATAACAGAGGTGCACATTGGAGATTAG
- the pheT gene encoding phenylalanine--tRNA ligase subunit beta, protein MIVTRNWLQEWIDISDIPTQKLIETLNSIGLEVAEVKKIDIPKNVVVGKIISCQKHPKADKLNVCIVDVGSEKLQIVCGAKNVVDAEYVAVAKIGAQLPGNFKIKPAKLRGVESFGMICSSTELGLPKLEDGIMILDSSIGELAIGRELREFPFFQDEIIDIELTANRGDCLSILGIAREFGVAFGKNIKEQKISEQEGVKVGIGRILNLDIEKNIESNLIYKAFEKKDFANPLAVRLRVAIAGENFANAAETLAFYITHSTGIITRIYSYRFFEENNAQIKLKKDGEYDSVWGKEEASVVGVIQFDSSKPFYDEEIFILEASYIDPQRIAKIMHSYPMKSDWVYYRSSRGSDPRLQIGIDYAKKILNEEYSATIYSGKHEITKDIERPAIKVDFDDLTKLIGVAIDKNSIVEILKRLGFSIDHFTEDSMVVKPPVYRHDIFNLQDIAEEIVRIYGIDKIEAKPLCFEEKNRINEAYYKHRSAKELRERAVACGYFETVSYLFTKKETLEKFHLPVIAKEEDLLNPITQEMDTLRTSLVPNMLEQVSTNLKNGYRSIKLFEIGAVFDSNRNESTYFTLIYSGLRENDALFNRGKPSAVTFEDITKDLGKILGDFTLERMEATNALMHPYQSAKVIFKEKIVGRVYKLHTQLQKELELPETFIAELNFDALDLLYPQANEYSVYQLALRDLSILIDKDTDFQKIRDSLVGRLPKEIKRFYPVDEYTSKDLGNKKSLTVRFAVQSDQKTLSEDEIKAIMDYILEILQKEVGASLR, encoded by the coding sequence ATGATAGTTACGAGAAATTGGTTGCAAGAGTGGATAGATATTAGTGATATTCCAACACAAAAGCTCATAGAAACACTTAACAGCATCGGTCTTGAAGTTGCTGAAGTCAAAAAGATTGATATCCCCAAAAATGTAGTAGTCGGGAAAATTATTTCATGCCAGAAGCATCCCAAAGCTGATAAGCTTAATGTTTGTATAGTGGATGTAGGTAGTGAAAAGCTCCAGATTGTCTGTGGTGCAAAGAATGTAGTAGATGCAGAGTATGTAGCGGTTGCAAAAATTGGTGCCCAGCTCCCGGGTAATTTTAAGATAAAACCTGCAAAGCTTCGAGGGGTGGAGAGTTTTGGAATGATATGCTCTTCAACTGAGCTAGGACTTCCAAAACTTGAAGACGGGATAATGATACTTGATAGCAGTATCGGTGAACTAGCAATTGGCAGAGAGCTGCGTGAATTCCCATTCTTTCAAGATGAGATAATCGATATAGAACTCACTGCTAATAGAGGTGATTGTCTGAGCATTTTAGGAATAGCTAGAGAATTTGGTGTAGCTTTTGGTAAAAATATTAAGGAACAAAAGATTAGCGAACAAGAGGGTGTAAAAGTTGGTATTGGACGCATCCTCAATCTCGACATTGAAAAAAATATAGAATCAAACCTTATATATAAAGCATTTGAGAAAAAAGATTTTGCAAATCCTCTTGCAGTGCGTCTAAGAGTTGCTATAGCTGGTGAAAATTTTGCAAATGCGGCAGAGACACTAGCTTTCTATATTACACATTCTACAGGAATTATTACTAGAATATATAGCTATCGCTTCTTTGAAGAAAATAATGCACAAATAAAACTCAAAAAAGATGGTGAGTACGATTCTGTTTGGGGTAAAGAAGAAGCAAGTGTAGTAGGTGTGATACAGTTTGATAGCTCTAAACCATTCTATGATGAAGAGATTTTTATTTTAGAAGCAAGTTACATAGACCCTCAAAGAATTGCAAAGATTATGCACTCGTATCCGATGAAGAGTGACTGGGTTTATTACAGAAGCAGCCGTGGGAGTGATCCAAGGCTCCAAATCGGTATAGATTATGCTAAAAAGATACTCAATGAAGAGTATAGTGCTACGATCTATTCAGGAAAGCATGAAATTACAAAAGATATAGAGAGACCTGCAATCAAAGTAGATTTTGATGATCTAACAAAACTCATTGGTGTAGCAATCGATAAAAATAGCATTGTGGAAATCTTAAAACGCCTCGGTTTTTCTATAGACCATTTTACAGAGGATTCTATGGTCGTAAAACCTCCAGTCTATAGACACGATATCTTTAATCTCCAAGATATTGCAGAAGAGATTGTAAGAATCTATGGCATTGATAAAATCGAAGCAAAACCACTCTGTTTTGAAGAGAAAAATCGTATTAATGAGGCCTACTATAAGCATAGAAGCGCTAAAGAGCTACGAGAAAGAGCAGTTGCTTGCGGGTATTTTGAGACTGTGAGTTATCTTTTCACAAAAAAAGAGACTTTGGAAAAATTTCATCTTCCAGTGATTGCAAAAGAGGAAGACCTCCTCAATCCTATCACGCAAGAGATGGATACATTGCGTACATCCCTCGTGCCAAATATGTTAGAGCAGGTAAGCACAAATCTTAAAAATGGATACCGTAGTATAAAACTTTTTGAGATAGGTGCTGTCTTTGATAGTAATCGCAACGAATCGACATATTTTACACTGATTTATAGCGGACTGAGAGAAAATGATGCTCTCTTTAACAGAGGGAAACCTTCTGCTGTTACTTTTGAAGATATCACAAAAGATCTTGGAAAAATTTTGGGTGACTTTACGCTTGAGCGCATGGAGGCAACAAATGCCTTGATGCATCCCTACCAGAGTGCAAAAGTGATTTTCAAAGAAAAAATTGTAGGAAGAGTCTATAAACTTCACACACAATTGCAAAAAGAGCTAGAACTTCCAGAAACTTTTATAGCTGAACTCAATTTTGATGCATTAGATCTCCTCTATCCGCAAGCAAATGAATATTCAGTCTATCAGCTTGCATTGCGAGATTTAAGTATACTTATAGATAAAGATACAGATTTTCAAAAGATTCGAGATTCACTTGTAGGACGTTTGCCAAAAGAGATCAAGCGCTTCTATCCAGTAGATGAGTATACAAGCAAAGATTTAGGGAACAAAAAGAGCCTAACAGTGCGTTTTGCAGTGCAATCAGACCAAAAGACACTCAGTGAAGATGAGATAAAAGCTATTATGGATTATATTTTAGAGATTTTACAAAAAGAGGTAGGTGCAAGTTTGCGATGA
- the pheS gene encoding phenylalanine--tRNA ligase subunit alpha, whose amino-acid sequence MQNWEEKIQNVSSLDELEKVRIELFGKKGYFAAEFEKLKNLPNEEKPKVAKELNVAKNRLQGLLQARKDELLAQAIEEQLKNEKIDVSLYGYRASKGALHPVKQTLDQIIEYFLSLNYAIETGPLIEEDFYNFEALNLPKHHPARDMQDTFYFADGTLLRTHTSPVQIRTMQKQKPPIRMISPGAVFRRDFDLTHTPMFHQVEGLVVDEAGKVSFANLKFILQDFLHYMFGDVKVRFRPSFFPFTEPSAEVDISCIFCQGEGCRVCSHTGWLEVLGCGMVDPNVFEAVGYENVSGYAFGLGVERFAMLLYRIGDLRSLFEGDLRLLEQFK is encoded by the coding sequence TTGCAAAATTGGGAAGAAAAGATTCAAAATGTCTCATCACTCGATGAGCTTGAAAAAGTACGAATTGAGCTCTTTGGAAAGAAGGGCTATTTTGCTGCTGAATTTGAAAAACTCAAGAATCTACCAAACGAAGAGAAACCAAAAGTTGCAAAAGAGCTCAATGTTGCTAAAAATAGACTGCAAGGTCTCCTGCAGGCACGAAAAGATGAGCTTTTAGCGCAAGCCATAGAAGAGCAGCTCAAAAATGAGAAGATCGATGTGAGTCTCTATGGTTATAGAGCTTCCAAGGGTGCGCTGCATCCAGTAAAGCAAACACTCGATCAGATCATTGAATATTTTTTGTCTCTTAATTATGCAATTGAGACTGGACCATTAATTGAAGAGGATTTTTATAATTTTGAAGCGCTCAATCTGCCAAAGCATCATCCAGCACGGGACATGCAAGATACCTTTTACTTTGCCGATGGTACTTTGCTACGAACTCATACCTCTCCTGTGCAAATCCGTACAATGCAAAAGCAAAAGCCACCTATTCGCATGATAAGTCCTGGAGCAGTATTTAGAAGGGATTTTGATTTAACTCATACTCCTATGTTTCATCAAGTAGAGGGGCTTGTAGTCGATGAAGCTGGAAAAGTGAGCTTTGCAAATCTCAAATTCATTCTCCAAGATTTTTTGCACTATATGTTTGGCGATGTAAAGGTACGATTTCGACCAAGTTTTTTCCCATTTACTGAGCCAAGCGCTGAAGTAGATATCAGCTGTATATTCTGTCAAGGTGAGGGGTGTAGAGTCTGTTCACATACTGGATGGTTAGAGGTACTTGGGTGTGGTATGGTTGATCCAAATGTCTTTGAAGCAGTGGGATACGAAAATGTGAGTGGATATGCTTTTGGGTTGGGGGTTGAGCGTTTTGCAATGCTTTTGTATCGTATAGGAGATTTGCGAAGTCTTTTTGAAGGGGATCTTAGACTATTGGAGCAGTTTAAATGA
- a CDS encoding histidine triad nucleotide-binding protein, with product MCIFCKIVAGEIPSNKVHENDEFLAFHDINPKAPIHILIIPKQHIENFQSCPGEVMANMTPFIQEVAKKLDLDKTGYRLITNNGEDGGQEVMHLHFHMLGGAKLSWPYQAIEKVAKKYM from the coding sequence ATGTGTATATTTTGTAAAATCGTAGCTGGTGAGATTCCCTCAAACAAGGTACATGAAAATGATGAGTTTTTAGCTTTTCACGATATCAATCCAAAAGCACCGATTCACATTCTTATCATTCCAAAGCAGCATATTGAAAATTTCCAAAGCTGCCCAGGCGAAGTCATGGCTAACATGACTCCATTTATTCAAGAGGTAGCTAAAAAACTCGATCTTGATAAAACCGGTTATCGCCTCATTACCAATAATGGAGAAGATGGAGGACAAGAGGTAATGCATCTGCATTTTCATATGCTAGGAGGTGCAAAACTCTCATGGCCATACCAAGCTATCGAAAAGGTTGCAAAGAAGTATATGTAA